TCGGTACCGTTTATAACTTAATCggcaattttccactgaaaaaGTATCGATTTGTTCCTACAATCTCAGTTGTGCTTAATCCAGTTAAATACGCTCGTTGCAATTTTTGGTTTCATTCTACTGTTTGTcgatatttctattttttttttcgttttgtcgcgTTCGTGTTATCGTGTTATCTTGTGCTTGAAGTACACGAGCGAATCAAATTGCACGTTCGCGTTAGTGTTGTTGGGTTTGTCGTGATTGTATAAGGATGTGTTTTTGTAACAATCTAATGAAAGTGATTGGTAAAATATCCCTGTGTCCTGGTATTCAAATTTCACTCATCGGACGGAAATTTTGTCTAAATTTTAGCCACTTTAGCGGCAATCCTTTTGCGTTTTGTGTTTAAAAGCTTCCATTTGTTTTATCTCTAATGTTGCAGGTAAAAACTTGGTTCCAAAACAGACGTATgaaggagaaaagaaaacagGCTGAAGACGTCGAGCGAAAAGCCAAACTGGCATCGATTAACAACCTTGCCCTCAACATGAACCACGGTTACCAAGGTCGACCTTACCAGCCTCCGCCGTACCAACCTTCACCGTATATGGGAAGATCTTTTGTGCTGAGACATGATCTAAAACCAGAGTACGCATACCCACCAGTCTTTCCTTGGAACAACCAGTTGCCTCCTTATTCGTCGCCACCGCCGTATTGGGCGAGTTACCCAGGGCCATACCCAGCACACTTATAAAATATGAAACGTATAGTTCTTAGTCGACAAGAGAGAAATTGAATGGATAATTTTCTGCACTGATGGCATTATTTAGTCATCCATAGATTTATTACGGGTTCTTTAGTGTCGACATGACCATGACCGCACACGATTTGCACTAAATAACAATACCAAATATATAGCTTTAGTTGCTAgattttcaaaaaatatatttataaataGCTATAATTGCAAGTAATAGTTGCGGTTACACTCGCCTTCTGCCCGTGGTAACCCTGTGGGTAATTGCCTTGGGCTGGGATCGGTTTGGGTTTTCGGTCAGGTTTAGTCCTCCGGTTACATTGTAAATAATTACCCAAGGTCAACTTTTGACCTTGCAGTATTGGAATGAAAAACTTGAATAAAATGGATATGGAGCGTATGGTGTTGACGAATCTTGCTGCTCCCGATttctttgggaaaaaaaaaccattgtACAACGGCGCATCTCGTTCAGAACCGTCTGGTCTAAAGTTGctgtgaaaaaattaaaaaaaaggaacattacAAAACTTTGCCGCACTAAATAGAGTtcgtaatttattcaaaaaagtatttctcgttctaaaggcgtgactcgcgaattaagcagTGATCGATTGTAAATTTTCGGTTCGGTTAaacctgattaagcctaagcgctcgtttcagtgattagggcTAAGTTCTCTttcaacattttagctttcaatttacggttcggttaactacacttttcacgagttcGTGTGAAGAAATAGCACTCGTtaactgattaagcctaagcggacgttgcagtgattaggcctaagcactcttttaacattttagctttcaatttacggtttgttTAACTACACTTTCATTCGATAATGTCACGTGACTCCAGGATGCATGGTCACCAGGCATTCAAGGCATGGTCACAAAGCTCCCCGCCAAGCTTCCATAAACATGGCGACCGATGAAAATGTAACCGAAAAGACTTTTTCTCGGGTCTTGTTAATCTACTCGACATTTGCGAGTACCATAGTTTAAATGTTAACTTGGATTTTCCCTCAGCAGCAATTTTGTTTAACCAGTTGGACATTACTGTATCAGTTCTTAGAAGTGTTTCTGACTGTGTCGCAAATTTACCTTCCACTGATCAGCTCCAAGAACTTTGTTCATGTTTTTCTGAAATCCACTTGTATTGGTGGAATAGAATGGCTGAAATAGGAAGAAGAACCACAAGCATAGCCGATTTGGGTCCACGTTCTGCAGCTGCGAGTGGAGTGGGAAGGCCAAAGTTTGAAATTGCGCAGGAACTTTTGGAAAACCTAAGAGTTCTAGGTTGCACATGGATGCAAATAGCTCGCATGCTGCAAGTTTCCCGATGGACTATTCGACGGAGAGTGGTGGAGTATGGATTACACTGCGGAAGGGGGTCTGACATTAGTGACTATCAGCTAGACACCATAATAAGAGGGTACGTTTCACGCCACAGGGCAACTACCGGCCAATCCTATATTATTGGGTACGTACGGTTCTTGGGGTACCCTGTGCAACGGGATCGAGTGCGCGCTGCCATTAATAGAGTGGATCCCGAAAACACTGCTTTGCGATGGGCAGTGGTAGTAACACGTAGAGTTTACAGTGTACCGTGGCCTAATTCGTCATTTCATATAGATGGACACCACAGCCTCATACGGTGGGGCTTTGTAATTCATGGATGTATAGACGGTTTCTCAAGAATTATTACTTTTCTTAGGTGTTCCACAACAACCGATCAAATACTGTCATGTCTTATTTTTAGGATGCCATTAGCCAGTACGGTTTACCATCTCATGTACGTGGAGATCACGGTGATGAAAATGTTTTGGTTGCCCAGTTTATGACCCAAGAGAGAGGTGAGGGGAGAGGAAGTTATAAAGCCGGGCCCTCTACCCGTAATCCGTAACCCGTAATCCCCCCTTACCCGTCTCTGGAGGGATGTATTTAGGTGCGTATGTTCTCTCTTTTATggtgatgtttggtgtcacgctgtaaatagtacccgcttttgtattacgtcatgttgtaataatttttttatctacccgtagactttataactgttcacacttaggaactcattaaactgatgatggcataagcatgccgaaacatgtcttttaaaaaagttgtctgtttcttaCAGTAATTTACAACTACCTTCCAGTCTTCGTGTTTCCCCTGCATTTGCCGATTTATTGGTATTCAACTGCAACTCCAACGCTTGTCTCACTTCGGAACGAATTATTGACCGGTACAAATCCATTTTCGTGAAGCTGTGAAAAAGCTGCGACAGCAAAACAGACCGGGCAGGCGAACCTCTTTTGGCGCGAACTTCGGTCCTATGCGCCCAGGCGTAACAATACCACGTGACATTATggaatgaaaatgtttttatcgaatgcaaatatatttttatcgAATTTTGCTACATTTCGGCAACCATAggtgtgcttgtttttttttttttttaactaatgcggttcaagaaaaattcattgccaaagtGGTAAATTCCAAAGTagatttcactcgaaaaaccgatatcgcactcattgcttcgtaattcatgcgatatcggtttttagcgtaaaatttaccgtggaattgacaagttaggcaatgaatttttctgtagaagaaaggaaataaatgatttaattattaaagaagcaaccggaaacatcaaaacgcggacaattcgaaaccttttattttcactaaccctacaggcagtaagaataaataaccagggacctccacttttaggcttggctaaatctatatataaGCAAAGACTTGATCAGGGCAAAACTGAATAAGCGATCAGAATCCCTACAAGATATATGCTAGTTGATTTTAAACGCAGCAATATAAAAATgaattcgctatcaagcgcgcgCGTTACAGCACAGTTTGAAAGTGAATGTAAATGTAGTCTAAAACAAGTCCCTTATAGAGTGTAGCCTGTGCAAAAGGGATAACCAGCCGGTTAACAACAACCGTGTTCCATTTGTATTTACCTTTCATCCAGCACTGCCAAATATCAGGAAGACTTTGCACAGGCTACATCCTGTTTTGAAGTCCTCGAGACTTTGCCAGGCAGCTATAGAACAGGTACCTATGGTGGTATTTAGGAGGCCTAAAAACCTTAAGGACATTTTAGTTCATTCGGAAATGAAGACGTCAGTGactgacaagtgcacttgaagGTGCGGGGATCTACTATTACAAAAAATATAGGTGAAAGATACAAAACATATTGTTTTACTCTTCATTTgcgttattatttttttatgttatCTACTATGGAGAGGATATCCCACATTGGATGTGTGTGATATATTGTATTAATACTGCATTCAGTTAATGGCCGAGAAGACAAAGACGCACTGTTTTTACAGGTTACTAAAACTGCATACGAAGAAAAGTCCTCATGAATATCATCAGGAATTCCTAGAGGATTGTAAAGCAAAAGATGTCATACCACACGGACTGATGCATCACAAAACCGCACACCTGGATACTCTTGCGGAcgaatttcaaaaaaactggATGAACATTCTCAATCGTGCCTCGAGAGAATTGCGggatctggccccagttgttcaaacgatggatagcgctatccgccgtgtaaatcactatccactggataactcaattggttttgctggtgtttatccgctgcatagtgatttatccggtggatagggCTATCCATCCTTTGCACAACTGGCCCCGGATTCTGGATCACTCAACCCTTCTGGTAAACGAGGGACAGAAGACTCAATAAAAATTGATTCGACAAGTGCAGTACTGGATATTTAAGAACACGAACGAAATGGTGGGAGTACTCGTTTGAACGATACCTCGATTTGAGAATCGAGCGAATATCGAGGGAGGTCTCGTTTGAGGTTAACCTCGATTTTGGATCGAGGACGAACTGGGATCACTCGTAAGTAATGAACTACTTTGAAGTTGTGAGAAAAAACACTCATAATTATGGTATACCCACCATATCCGCAGGGAAAAAAATCGAGGCAACTCTTGTTAAGGGGACTTCGttgttttaaggacgttcgcgcgaaaattttctaacactgatttttttctgactattttaccattgaaagatgatgagtgatgtcagaaatgtaaaaaaaatggggggtcaccgacttcattttggagagaacttgcccggaagaacaccctaaatctgaaaaaatccggcttctttagcgaataagtgtctgtaagcccaaaaatattgcaattacatctttaaagtgaaatgttctctaccaaactttgtttaagtggacccatcaagtgaatttagttaacttttgaggttccttaaagaacaagttcgcatttagcgaccatagtttcatgcgccttgcagccgcaagatggcaggattccatgtcccgaggacagaaatcttgaaatttttttaacttcccacattgatttttttgtttatttttggacaatgtggagataattgtaaatgaaacctgtttctgaaaagaaaagtaggggtcaccgaacttccaagatcgttaaatccaagcaaagctatatcaATGGCCATCTCCCctatcatttttcattttagtactttGCGCACCCGCTCAaagcatgacgtggcatgtgaatttgcgtgcgctgtaaggatgcgcagtagcaatgggcgcttACGTCCTTAAGGATTAACTGTACTGGTCTAATTATTTTGGATGCAATtctcttcttgttcttgttcttatCACTGTTATTATTTAATTTCACATAGGGAATTGCTGTTAAttatagttttcttttctttaccaaGTTTCCTCATTAAGCTCGCAGGGAACAGAAAACAAAGGGTCCTTCTTAGGTAGTTATTCTAATGTACTTTAGGTAACGCAGCGTAggaattcattcattcaaaagttatgttattttttattactttaataCACGTTTGCAACTTATCTATATTACGATATCAGTGTTTCACATTTTGCGCCATTGGAAACCGGtgtaaacttaaaaagaaagaaaaaaaaactcaagaGGCCAGAGTtgcactcggctgcgcctcgtgcaACTCTTACGCCTCTttcgtgctctccaaacttcccgcGTGCTCAATATCTCGACATACGCACGCTGATGCATGAACTAATTGTCAACTTAAAAATTTAGGGTATAGATGATaacttttatttttagtttcccGTTCTCCCCGATCCAATTGCCGATGTCTCGCATGTTTAATCCCCACATCTCTCCTTCTTTGAGTGTTGCTTGCTAAAGAACAAACAATTCCTTCTCTTGTCTTTTCTCCTTAAGGATCCTGAGAAGAAAAGAAGCCATCTCAGTCGTTATCTTAATCCACAACATTGATCTGTGTCATGCAAATCATCCGTACAATagttcaacaataattattaaagatcTACTACATGCCACTTTCTTGCAGTCCTTTCTCTCTCAAATTGTACGCTCCGTTTAAGATAGATGCGATGGACTCATTGTTACTGATATAAAGTGCAATCTGATTTCCTGCGATGAACTGAACCGTTGCATGCAAAATCGGTTACAAGATACACTAAGATATCAACGGCTatcaaaaattttcattttccctcTCGCCAATCAAAAGATCCCCCAACACTACATTTAAGTGTCGttaaactagtaatagttgacactagagCTGCCCCAGCTGTTAAGTATAGTTGTACGCAGAATGCAATGTGCCAGGGCCTAGGTAGAGGAATGGCCTTTTACCACCGGACCAGCTTTAGCGCAAGACAATATGATGGAAGCAGGGGCACTCAACAAGccattctttttttcaaaattcatcaaaatatatCATGGCCATAACATAAACCAAAAATTAAACAGAATTaagtgaatagagtgtaatgtgaagtgctagatttctatcccatatgaaccatgtgagcgcaCACaagggcccacacaaggacagagaaaaactctgaccagggtgggaattgaacccacgaccttcgggttagatctccgccgctgtACCGACttagctacaaggtcagacgggagcaggccgtgggaactgaagatgttaaagtcaaggcaataaacatgtacaagtacaaggaaaggttacgtttatacaaaggtctataccctggtcagagtttttctctgtccttgtgtgggcccatttccatcagtagggctaacgctcacatggttcatatgggatagaaatctagcacttcacattacactctattcagttaattctgtttaaaatataaggtgctatacggccaacgtttgtataaacgtaacctttccttgtacttgtacatgttcattgccgtgactttaacatcttcagttcccacggcctgctcccgtctgaccttgtagctcagtcggtagcgcggtggagatctaacccaaaggtcgtgtgttcaattcccaccctggtcagagtttttctctgtccttgtgtgggcccatttccatcagtagggctaacgctcacatggtttttatgggatagaaatctagcacttcactttacactctattcagttaattctgtttaaaatataaagtgctacacgggcaacgtttgtataaacttAACCTTTCCTTAAACCAAAAATTAGCCTTCTTGGAGCAATTTATCCACCTGCTGGGAAATTTTTATCTTTTCTGCACTCCCAGCAGAAACAGACCAGAAATTTTAGTTCGTTTGCCAGCAGGGTCGGGCGGAATTGTCCCAGCCAGCAAGcataattataaaattaaacaagacttacctgtaagttgaagtttgatggtagttctatcaaatcatttgtaGTACAATAGGGTTAACATGAGATGCGCACGCACCGCCGCGAATCAGATTTTCAAATCATTTGGGCACGCAATAATGCTACCATACAAGGGAGGGTAGGTGAAGGGTGGGCATGTTAACCCTATTGTACtacaaatgatttgatagaactaccatcaaacttcaacttacaggtaagtcttgtttaattttataattctatCAAATCATTACGTACATACGGGTTAACATGAGATTTCAAAGCTGCGGGCCCAAATGgaccaataaagaaaaaactacCATGGTGTAACATTTAATAATATTGTGGACAACGTTATTGCCATCACTCTCATAATAcattaaaccaagaaaaaacattacaacaaaatgGTTAATATTACTTCATTGTTCTAGAACAGCTTTGTTCATATCATACGAAGCTGACACAGTTTTGTCATAATATTTTCGAAATGTGGATTCCTGCGACCAGCCAGCAAATTTCATAACTGCATCGACTGGAAATGAGCCAGCAGCTTTACTGGTAGATGCACTCCGAGTACTATGGGCTTGATAAACATGGATATCAATTCCTGCTTGAGCTAGACTGGTTTTCAACCACCTCCCAATGGTAGAAGAACATACTTTATCATGGGGCTTGACATAAGACACGAGTAGTTGGGAGGACTTCCTTAatgattctgttacctttaaatAGTGTTCCAAGGTAGTATAAACACAAAGGTTCTTGTTCTTAGGATATTTAAATAAACGAACATTCGTAAACATCTGACCTGGCCTATTCTGTTTAACGTGACCAGTTAATGCAAAACTGAAGTACGTcgggaattttttcatgtgcttACTAGATATATCCAAATAACTAAGGGTTTGGCACCTTTGGCCCGTTACCAAGGCAACCAACATGGTCAATTTTAATGTGAGGTCTTTCAGGTGGAGTTCCTTGAGGGGGTTGGCCTGTTCTAACGCCTGCAGCACTTGATCAACCGGCCAAATTTCTGAAAACTTGGGAGTGGGTGGTTTCCCTTGGAAAACTCCCTTTATGTAGCGACATACTAAGGGATGTTTCCCAATAGCGTCACTCTCGGAATGAGCTTGGGAACTCAGGCACAAAGCAGATAAAGCTGATCTTGCGGTATTGAGGGAGGAGTAGCTGTAGCCTTGAGTATATAAATGGTGAAGGAATTCCAACACTAGCGGTACAGAGGAAGACAGGGAATTTGTTTGCCTTGACAAACAAAACTCAGTCCATTTCTTGAGGAACACGTTGTACTGTTTAATGGTGCCCTGTCTCCAGGAGGACAAGATGACATCCGCAATGTTTGCCGAAATTCCTGAACTAACAAGGGATTCCCTGATATCTTGCATGCTAGTAATACCAGTTGAGAGCTGAGGGGATGGGCCTGGTGGAATGAGGGGTGCATCAAGTTCAATCTGATTGCCTTGAAGTGACGAAGAAGATCGACCAACATGCTTAATAGAAAAGCAAAGTAAGTTTGAGTAGGCAATACAGGAGCGATTAGAATCCCAGTGGCACCATTGCTACtaattttttgcaaacatttgctCACCAAACAAAACGGGGGAAAAGCATAAAACGAGTGTGGGCCCCAGTCGATCGTAAACGCATCAATAAACGTGGCAAAGGGGTCGGGTTTCCACGAAACATAAGTCTCAAGTTTGTGGTTAAGGCGAGACGCAAACAAATCCACACtgggaaaaaaacagaaatctTCCAGGATTCGGGTGAATGCCCTATCAGTTAAAACTCCATTCCAAATTAGGATTTAGATTTCTCGATAATGAATCAGCTTCAGTGTTTTCCGCCCCTGGAGTGTGAACAGCAGAGAGCCAAACCAGTTCCAAATCTCAGTAGCTAGAATATCACATCCTTCAGACTTGGAGCCCCCCATGGCATTAATATACGTAACAGCTGTTACATTGTCACTTAAAATACGAATATGACAGTCATGGTGGACAAGGCACAAAGATTGGAGGCCGCATTGAATGGCTAGAAATTCCAAGTAATTAATTGGACGACATTTCTCCCCACTGGACCAAACCCCTTGCGCGCTCATTCTCTCGCATTTGGCACCCCACCCTGTAAGGGAGGCGTCTGTATGAACAATACACTCAGGTTCTCCTATGTGGATGTTTCTAAAGGCTGTATCCAAATTCGTAACCCACCATTGTAGGTCTCGTAAACTGGCGTTAGACAAAACCATTGGGGCTTCATAATAACCCCCACACTGTTTCAAGGCTTCCGTTATGTCCTGTTCAAGATGTCGATAATGTAATGGTCCATATTGAACTCCTGGGAAAGTAGACGTTAATTTTTCAATCAAGGATGCAACGTCAcggattttgtgttttttattaACGGTCAGAAAACCTTTGCATAACTTGACACACTTAGAAAACTTCGCGTCCGTTAATTTCACTGTCATGGTGACGGAGGATAACACAAAACCCAAGTATTCAATAGACTGGGATGGAACAATGACGGATTTCTAAGGGTGAATGTGGAAACCCAACGAAATGAACAGCTGCACAGCAGTGAGAATATTGGTCATACATTCTTGACCGGTCTCTCCCAGGTATAATGAATCATCAATGTAACCAGTACAAGATATCCCACATTGAGCTCGTAAGTGGCCGAACACGGGCTTTAAAAGCTTAGTGAAAAGACGTGGGGACGATGTCAGGCCCATAGGGAGACATTGGAATTGGTACAAAACCCCTCTCCATAGAAACTTTAGATAACGCTGTTGTGCTAGGGCTATAGGGACCGAGTAGTAGGCGTCTTTCAAATCTAAAGACGCCATATAACACCCCGGGCGAACGAGCTGGATAGCCTTCTCTAAAGTATCGAGTTTGAAGTGCTGATATACCACACTGTCATTAAGTGACTTCAGATTAAAGATCACACGATGTGAACCATCGGGCTTTGGACGCAAAAATATTGGGGAAATAATTTGTTCTTCTTGGAAAATAGAGCGAGAGATTATTACTTTCTGCAAAAATTCTTGAATTTGTATATCAATGATATGGCGTTCCTTCTCCAAAAACCTATTCTCCAACTTTGCCACCCGCTGACGCTGGCGGGGAGTTTCCCAAAAATCTATATGACAATGGCAAACACTATTTATGATTTTAGGGTCAGAAGTCAAAACTCGCCATGCGTGAGAGAACAATTTCAATTGCTCCCCTTGAAAAGGGGTTTGGTTAAAGATAGCGGTCGTTACCTGTTCTTTTATCTTGTCCGTCTCTGAGGTGGGCCGCCCCGGCCTGAGCCTAAAAAAGGCCCTTTCCTTGCCCCTGGAGTATAATTGGAGCCACGACCACGCCCAAGGTAATTCTGCCGGTATCCCCGACCACGTGCTCCCGAGCTTGATCCATACGGATGGTAACGTGGTTTTGTAGATGGACCTTGAACTTTATGCCCAATCTTATTGGCTTTGGTTAAATCATCTACTTGTTTATTTAAATCATCTCCAAAGAAGTAGGAAGTTATGGGTGTAGAAGGGTTGCACAAGGACTGATATGGCTTATTCAGATGAGGTCTCAGTAGATCTCGTCGAGCTAAATTTACCTGTCTGTTTGCAGAAAGGCCCAACACCAAAGCGTGAGTCAAAGTAGTAAGGCTTTTTACATCATTATGATTTTGGGCCAAGTCATTGCAGACAGTAATCATTGCACACAAGGCTGACATCAAGAAACCTTGCCCTTTTTGCAAACTCGTGTCAAGATTTTTGGGTTCTTGCTTCAATTGATTCCATAACAGGTTATTAACTTTGGGAGCCTCTAGAAAGGGGCAATTTTTTGGTTTCAGATATTTCTGATTGATCGTAGAAATTTGATCTAGGACAGCCCTTCTTTTAATAAACCGTTTGTCAATTCAGCCAATTTTTCAGAAATGGGAGGACCGGTAGCTTTTTCAGGATAAATTCCGCTACCAAATTTTCAAGGCATGATTTTTCAGTCGATTGACCACTCTTAGATGCTGTTTCTTCAGGCGTGGCTTGCAAATCACTTTGCTCTTTGTTAAGCGTACTGTTAGGCGTAATAACATTTTGCATCAAGGAATTTACATCTAAACCAGAGTCAAATGGCGTGTCGTCATAATTAGCTTCATTGTTGTCCATGCCTTCCGCCCATTCATTAAATTTGAAATCAATGGCTTCATGTACTGAGTTCAGAATATCTTCTCTGACATCTGCCAAAGCAGAAGCAAGCATATCTTTCATGTTCTCTTGAAAATCAGGGCCCTCTCCTTTATCGGGCGTGGCATTTGGGTCGTTAGCATCAGACATGTCTACAAGAAAACGATGTCTTGAATGAATAAGCCGTATTACAACGAATAAGCGGCTAATAATTATCATATGAACAAAATGTTCACCATATTTAATCGCTCACAAACAACCACCAACTGGTTAAAGGTTGTTAAAAATTAGTTTGAATTGGCGAGACACGTCTCAACCCTAGAATTACAGTGTTAAACGTGAGCTTATAGCGACTACGACCGCGGGTACAATCGCTGTTCCACAGCAAAGCTCGTGGAAATATATGTTTAAAGTCTAATAACAGGACACGTCCATGTTAGTTGACTgataaacttgaagaaaaaaggaaggaaattaTATGGGAACCGAATCTTCCTTACCTTATAAATCTTGTTGAGGTTGTCCAGAAAAACACGTCCGAACTGATCCACGGCAACACGTGCACTGATTCGCGGCGGTGCGTGCGCATCTCATGTTAACCCGTATGTACGTAATGATTTGATAGAATAACAACATTTGAATGCATCGCACGTCAAAAAGGGCGTGCTGACAGCCCTCGGATTTACCCTTCATTGGGGTGCGAGGGGCAGAAGCGGACGGTACATTGCATGACTACGAATAGCCCTCCCAACAAAAATATTTCTCGAGAGGCGGGAGCGCGAGcagattgaaaacaat
This genomic stretch from Montipora foliosa isolate CH-2021 unplaced genomic scaffold, ASM3666993v2 scaffold_470, whole genome shotgun sequence harbors:
- the LOC137989718 gene encoding homeobox protein Nkx-3.1-like, whose product is MNFTTCTSIVQRTLPFDSDKQLIHKQKSTKSRSSFALEHMLHLERVLEHQKYWEAETNRIAEKLLMTETQVKTWFQNRRMKEKRKQAEDVERKAKLASINNLALNMNHGYQGRPYQPPPYQPSPYMGRSFVLRHDLKPEYAYPPVFPWNNQLPPYSSPPPYWASYPGPYPAHL